DNA from Actinoplanes sp. SE50/110:
GGGCCGCACCGGCGGTTACTGCCTGGACCGGGCGCACACCCTGCCCCCGGTCAACCTGACTCCGGAGGAGGCGGTGGCGATGGCGCTGGCCCTGCGCCGGCTCGACGGCACCCCGTTCCGGCAGCCGGCGGCGAGCGCCTTCCGCAAGCTGGTCGCGGCGATGCGGACCGACGACGCGGCCGCCGCGCAGGAGCTGGCCGAGCGGATCCACCTGGTCGGTGGGATCGTCCCGGCCGTCATGCCCCGCGCGGCGGTCGGCGCGCTGCCGATCGGCCGGGTCCTGCGGATCGGTTATGCCGACCGGTCCGGCGCCGTCACCACCCGCGACATCGAGCCGTTGGGATATGTCGGCATCCGCGACCAGTGGTATCTGATCGCCTGGTGCCGACTGCGCGACGGCGTCCGGATCTTCCGCACCGACCGGATCAGCTCGGTGGTGCCGACCCGGGAGGTCGCGCCGGCCCGCCCGTTCACCGAGGATGATCTGGACATCCCGGTGACCCGGCGGGAGCGGCTCACCCTGCTCGTCAGGACCGCGGAGCCGGCGGGGTGAAGACGCCGAAGAGGTTGCCGAGCGGGTCGGCGAGCCGGGCGAAGACCAGCCCGTTGGCTTCCCGCTGCGGCCCCACCAGGACTGTCGCCCCGCCGGCCACGGCCTGACGGCAGACCGCCTCGGTGTCGGCCACCACCACCAGGAAGATCGCCTGCTGCGGCGCCTTCCCCCCGGTGCCGTAGAAGCCGCCGAACGGCGCCCCGCCGTCCGGCCCGGTGACCATCCGGTACGCCTCGCCGTCCAGTCCGATGGACGTGTCGTCGTCGGTGAAGGTCCAGCCGAACAGCTCCCCGTAGAACTTCTCG
Protein-coding regions in this window:
- a CDS encoding YafY family protein; its protein translation is MNRTDRLYALVEELRAVAPRPRSARWLAQRFEVSVRTVERDIGALQQSGTPIYAEPGRTGGYCLDRAHTLPPVNLTPEEAVAMALALRRLDGTPFRQPAASAFRKLVAAMRTDDAAAAQELAERIHLVGGIVPAVMPRAAVGALPIGRVLRIGYADRSGAVTTRDIEPLGYVGIRDQWYLIAWCRLRDGVRIFRTDRISSVVPTREVAPARPFTEDDLDIPVTRRERLTLLVRTAEPAG
- a CDS encoding VOC family protein, yielding MNTIGWIEVGTDHPAEAEKFYGELFGWTFTDDDTSIGLDGEAYRMVTGPDGGAPFGGFYGTGGKAPQQAIFLVVVADTEAVCRQAVAGGATVLVGPQREANGLVFARLADPLGNLFGVFTPPAPRS